The Microcystis aeruginosa NIES-843 sequence CGATTAAATAGAGGTAAACTTAACCTATATTCCACACCGTAATTACCATGAGCTTGATAGGCCGTATCGGGATAGCGAACTAACATACTAGCACTTTGATTTTGTTCCGTTCCCAGTTTGCCCCCGGGTAGGGTGCTAATCCCATAGGCTATAGATTGACCAGAATCAGGAATATTTAACCATAAAGAAGCTCGATCGACCAATCGGGCTGGCCAAGCTGAACCTTGGGACACCCCCGCTACCCGTCCATAAATTATCTGTCCTTGACTATGGGGAGGAGTGGGCGCTCGATCCCGCGGAGTCGATAAATCGCCTTTTTCTAGCAAATTTTGCCACTCTGTAAGATTTGGTGGTCTTTCCTGTCCATTTTCATCTAGGGGTGCATAAAGAGCTAAACTAGCAGCGTAGAGAAGACCGTCACTTTCCAGACGGAGATAAGTGGACCTACCGTTTAAAGGGGGAGTCAAATCGCGCACGGGAATCGCCGCATTTAAGACCATAAAACTCTCCCCCGCCGGAATAATAATCCTATCGGGAAAAATATCCTGACGCTGCCCCATTAAAATATCCCCCATTACCCGACTTCCCGGCCCGGCAAAAACCGTCCCCTGATTATTTTCCACTTGTGCAGGTAAATCGATAAAAGCTGCATCGGGTTGACTCAAATAACTGGCCCCTTGCAGAATTTTAACGGTCACGGGATTAGAACTAGGATTGTGGAGTAATATACCCAGATAAAGGCTGCGTAAATTATCGGGAAAACTCCCCCTCGCTACATGGTGGGCAAAAATATCAAAGCGTCCCTGAAAAGCATAATTTAAATGGGCCGAGGGAAAACTTTTCTCTTGGGGGGGAAAAGTCGAAAGTAAAATCCCTTCTCCTAGCAATAATTCGGGACTATTGCTATTAAAAACGGGAACTTGATCTAGTTGATTCGGTAAAGGACGCACCTGCACCGGTCGAATTATTTCTACAATAGGAGGAGTTTGGGCAATGGGTAGTAAAAAAGGTAACATCACACAAATTACCATCTCAAGATAATTATTTTTTGATCATAGCATTACTGGCTCGCTCAATTTAGATAGTATTCTGTTTGTCTATATCTAGAGGATTGGTTAATATTTCTTGCCGGTGTTAAGTAGCTGGTTATAATTAAATTAAAAATCGATTTTAGGTTCGATCCCCCCTGCCCCCCTTGATAAGGTAGGGTTGATTCATGAATCAACCCTACCCTTGATAAGGGGGGTGTCTGATAATTTTTAACGCCTACCTACTTAAGTACAATCAAGAAAAATTATCAAATTTCCCAATCGTTATTTGCCCTTGCCATTGATCAAATCTATTGTCATCATAGACTAAAATCTAGATGTAGCCGATGTCTAGATATCGATCGAGCCAGAATTGTTATGATAAATTCATGAAGTTTTATAACGGTATTTCCCCGTGAACATGAACCAAATCGACTATCTCAGGATTAGTTTAATCGATCGCTGTAACTTTCGCTGTCAGTATTGTCTGCCTGAAGATGCAGAATTGGCCTATGTTCGACCGCAAGATTTACTCACCCGGGAGGAAATTCTTACTTTAGTCAAAAATGTCTTTATTCCCCTCGGTTTCCGCAAATTTCGCCTTACTGGTGGGGAACCTCTCTTACATCCCGAAGTAGTGGAGATTGTGCGCGATATCGCCTCTTTATCTGCCACTAGCGATTTAGCCTTGACCACTAATGGCTATTTACTTGACAATTTAGCCGAAATGTTGTATGAAGCCGGACTAAGACGGATTAATATCAGTTTAGACTCCCTCGACCCCGACACTTTCGATAAGATTATCGGTAATCGCGGCCGGAGTCGTTGGCAAAAAACTTGGGCAGGTATTCAAGCGGCCCAGAGGGTGGGTTTTGACCCCTTAAAATTGAATGTGGTGGTGATTCCGGGGATAAATGAGGCAGAAGTGGAAGATTTAGCGGCTTTGACCATTGAGAAGCGTTGGCACGTCCGTTTTATCGAGTTTATGCCCATCGGTAACGGTGATTTATTTCAAGAAAAAGCTTGGATTGCGAACGAGGAATTAAGGGGGCGAATTCGGGCAAAATGGGGCTTAAATGAGGGTCAAGTGCGGGGAAATGGTCCAGCCGATGTTTTTCAAATTCCGGGGGCTAAGGGTACAATTGGCTTTATTAGTCAGATGTCGGAATGTTTTTGCGATCGCTGTAACCGACTACGTCTCTCGGCCGATGGTTGGTTGCGTCCCTGTCTCCTCAACGAAACCGGACAAATTGACCTAAAAACTGCCCTCCGTCAAGGAATTTCGCCGGCAGAAATCAGGGAAAGAGTGCGGGAATTAATAGAACTGAAAGCAGAAATAAACTTTAAACTGCGTGATTCTGGCACATCAAGCGGCATTTATACCCGTACTATGTCCCAAATTGGCGGCTAAAAATCTACTGTCCGAATTCTATTCTAGCCTGTTCTACCATTTCCACGGTAACTCGATCGGAACCGGCATGACGAGCTAATTCTTCTATCCTTTGACGCGCTTGGGAACGAACAAAATAGGGAATATTTTTCAGTTTTGCTTTTGCTTCTGCGGTCCATTGTAGTTGATCGGAAAAATCTAGAGCTTCCATAGATTTAACATATAGTAGTCCGTCTATTATACCAAAAAAGATTAGCTATTTATTAAAAAGCTGATTAAATGATGAGTTTCTTGATAGCGACCTTTTCCTGCTCAATTCCGTTCTCAATCTCTTTCACCTTTCTTTTAATTTTAGGTTTCTGCTAGGTCGAAATTGACTCTTTGATATAAATCTTGAAAAGAAATCTGCCAATCCACCGACACCAATTGTAAAACCGCATTTTCCCCCGTGACGAAATCAATTAACCATTGATCATCCTTTTGTTTATAGTAAAGTTCCACACTATAACTAGATTGTTCGATCAGAATATATTCCTGAAAAGTTGGCAAGGAACGATAGAATTTAAACTTATCCCCTCGGTCATAAGCTTGGGTAGAATTAGAGAGAACTTCGACAATAATTAAAGGATTGATCACGTTAGATTGACTATTCCCTTGATAGAGAGGTTGACCTTTAATCACCATCACATCGGGATAGGTGTAAATACTATAATCTGACAGCCATAAACGCACCGTTTCCATGTAGGTATAATAATCTTGATTATTGATAGTCAGAGGAAATCTTCGATAGAAGTTTCCAGCAATCTGATTGTGATTAGTGGTAGCTCCTACCATTGGGATAATTTCTCCTTGACGATATTCATTTTTATCTTCGGACGTTTCCTCCAGAGCTAGATATTCTTCGGGAGTATAATATTTAGTTTCGGTAGCGCTTAACATTTTTGACTCTCCTTCCTATTCTATTTTCTAGGATACAGCATTTCCCTAAAAAGAGACAAAGTTATCCTTGAGGAAGGTTATCAATTGAGTGGCTCGGAAAAGTGTATCTTAAATATCTCAGTAATCCGCTGACGCGCTTAGGAACGAACAAAATAGGGAATATTTTTTAGTTTTGCTTTTGCGGTCCATTGTAGTTGATCGGAAAAATCTAGAGCGTCCGTAGATTTAACAATAGTAGTCCGTCTATTATACCAAAAAAGATTAGCTATTTATTGCCAAGCTAATTAAATGATGAGTTTCTTGATAGCGACTCTTTTTCACCTTTCTTTTAATTTTAGGTTTCTGCTAGGTCGAAATTTACTCTTTGATATAAATCTTGAAAAGAAATCTGCCAATCTACCGACACCAATTGTAAAACCGCATTTTCCCCCGTGACGAAATCAATTAACCATTGATCATCCTTTTGTTTATAGTAACGTTCCACACTATAACTAGATTGTTCGATCAGAATATATTCCTGAAAAGTTGGCAAGGAACGATAGAATTTAAACTTATCCCCTCGATCATAAGCTTGGGTAGAATTGGAGAGAATTTCGACAATAATTAAAGGATTGATCACGTTAGATTGACTATTGCCTTGATAGAGAGGTTGACCTTGAATCACCATCACATCGGGATAGGTGTAAATGCTATAATCTGATAGCCATAAACGCACCGTTTCCATATAGGTATAATAATCTTGATTATTGATATTTAAGGGAAAATTACGGCAAAAATTTAGACAAATCTGATTGTGATTAGTGGTGGCTCCTACCATTGGGATAATTTCTCCTTGACGATATTCATTTTTATCTTCGGATGTTTCCTCCAGAGCTAGATATTCTTCGGGAGTATAATATTTAGTTTCAGTAGCGCTTAACATTTTTGACTCTCCTTCCTATTCTATTTTCTAGGATACAGCATTTCCCTAAAAAGAGATAAAGTTATCCTTGAGCAAGGTTATCAATTGAGTTACTCGGATCATATTTTTTCCTTAATCTCTGGCAAAAAATGCGGAGAAATCCATAATTAAAAATCTAAGTATCAAAATTGCTCACTTCAAGGGTTAAGATAAACTAGATAAATAGTTTTATGTTTAGTTTCTCCTATGTTTAACTGGTTCCGTCGTCAGAAAGTCCAACCCGAACAAGAACAAACACCCCCCGCACCCGTAGAGGACACCCCCAGCGAGGCAACCCCGACGACTAGCGAGGCAACCAGTCAGGAAGAGTATTTAGATTGGGCCAAAAAAGCCTTTAAAAATATTCAAGAGAAAAAAGCCACGGCCGAGGCCGTCGTGAGCGAAACCCCTGAAACATCCATTGCTGAAACGGAACCTCCGCAAGAGCAAGAACCAGTTAAAGAAGAAGAAACCGAGGATAATACCCCCGCATGGCTGAAAAAATCTGATCGCCTCGAAATTCTTAAAGAAACCGCCATCGAAACCCCCACAGAACCAGATGAAGATTTTATCTGGTCGGCCAAAGTTTTAGCCAATCAGGGACGACAAGCAGAGGACGTTTCGGAAGAAGAAATCACCTGGTTAAAAAAATTGCGTCAGGGTTTGGGCAAAACGCGCCGCAGCTTGGTTAATCAGCTTAAGGCCGTGGTCGGTCAGGGTCCCCTCAATCAAGACGCGGTGGAGGAAATCGAAGCTTTATTGCTTCAGGCCGATGTGGGGGTAGATGCCACCGATTATATTATCACTACCCTCCAAAATAAGCTAAAACAGGAAGCTCTGCCCCCCGAAAAAGCGATCGAATATCTCAAAGAAATTATCCGCGAGATTTTAGATGCACCTTTAGCCAATTATAGCAACCCCGGTTTTGAGCCAGAAAAAGGCAAATTAAATATCTGGATGCTCACAGGAGTTAACGGAGTGGGTAAAACGACGACTATCGGCAAATTAGCCCATTTATCTAAACAATCTGGCTATAGCTGTATGATCGCCGCTGCCGACACCTTTCGCGCTGCTGCCGTGGAACAGGTGAAAGTTTGGGGAGAGCGATCGCAAGTCGAAGTAATTGCCAACCCGGGCAAAAATACCGACCCGGCCGCCGTGGTGTACGATGGCATCGAAGCCGCTAAATCCAGGGAGATAGAATTACTCTTAGTAGATACGGCGGGAAGATTGCAGAATAAAAAGAACTTAATGGCAGAATTAAGCAAAATTCGCCGCATTATCGACAAAAAAGCCGAGAGTGCTGTGGTGGAATCGCTTCTAGTTCTCGATGCCACTTTAGGACAAAACGGGCTGCGACAGGCAGAGGTTTTCTCGGAAGCTGCCCAATTAAGCGGCGTGATCCTGACTAAAATCGATGGTACAGCTAAAGGGGGTGTTGCCCTTGCCGTAGCGCGTCAGCTTAACCTACCGATTCGCTTTGTTGGCGCTGGGGAAGGAATCGAGGATCTGCGGCCCTTTTCCAGTTACGAATTCGTGGAAGCTTTACTGAGTGGCGATTAATCTCACCCTAGCTATCTTTCATAATCTTTTCATGGTTGCTTCATAATTGTCTCATTTTTAGTTATGCTAGAAATGGAGACTCAGGGTAACAACTATGCAAACGACAATTACAGTTAGTCATCTAGGAGTATATTATCGCGGCGTGGAAGCCCTACGGGATATCACCCTGAAAATTCATCCAGGACGATTAACCGGTATTATCGGTCCCAACGGTGCGGGCAAAAGTACCCTGATCAAAGCCATGCTAGGATTAATTCCCGTACAACAGGGAACCGTTAACTATCAAGGGCAATCTCTACAGCAACAACTGGATAAAGTCGCTTATGTTCCCCAAAGATCTCAAATCGACTGGACCTATCCCGTCACCGCTTGGGATGTGGTAATGATGGGGAGAGTCAGAAAAACGGGTTGGTTTCGTCCTTTTTCCCATATTAGTCGTCAACAGGCTTTAAATGCCCTAGAACGGGTGGAAATGGCTGATTTACGCCATCGTCCCCTCGGTCAGCTGTCGGGGGGACAACAGCAAAGAGTCTTTTTAGCCAGATCTTTGGCCCAAGAAGCGGAGATTTTCTGTTTTGATGAACCTTTCGTTGGGGTAGATCAAAAAACCGAGGGGGTTCTTTTTAATATCTTTGGTGAGTTAGCCCAAGAAAATAAAATTGTCATGGTGGTTAACCATGATTTAGGCGAATCTATCAGCCATTTTGCTGATTTAATCCTCTTAAATAAAGAATTGATCCTCGCCGATCAACGATCTAAGGTCTTAACTGATTTTAATCTCCGGCGTGCCTATGGGGGTAAAGTCTCCTTCTACGATGCCATGACACCACCAGATCATCGCCGATCGAGTCTCGATTATCTCGATCGCTTCTCGAAAAACAATGCGATAAACTAGAAGCGAAGATATTTTGGCTGACTGCCGATAGGGACACCAATGACAACTATTTCCCCGCAAGAAGTAACAGGAACGATCGAACTGGCTCCTAACTATCGAATTCCCCTGTTTTTGGTAATTTTATCGCTGCCTTTACTCTTTTTACAGGTCTGGCTCGGAATAATTTTCTCCCTGTTAGGGCTATTCTTGATGTTCCAGACTACCCGCATTCGTCTCCAGTTTACCCCCACTTCCTTAGATGTCTATCTGTCCGGGCAACAAATTCGCTCCTTTCCCTACCAAGAATGGCAAAATTGGCGTATTTTCTCGAATAAAGTCCCGATCCTATTTTATTTCAAAGAAATTAACAGCATTCATTTTTTGCCCATTATCTTTGACAGCGCAACCCTGAGACTCTGCCTCGAAAAATACTATCCTTTAGCAGCATCGCAAGCGATCGACTCAGAAGCGAACTAAGATTGAGATAAAATAAAATCTGGCTAATAGCGTTTTAAGTGGGTAGGTGTTAAAAATTGTCAGATCCCCCCGCCTATCGGCACCCCCCTTATCAAGGGGGGCAGGGGGGATCAAAGGCAAGATATATCGTCTATTAATTAGAACCACTTACTTAATTGCCTGCCTTGGCCCTTTGTTCGCTCTGCATTTCTAAAGCCGATGAATTCAGAAGATTTTAATGTTTTACCCCTTGACAAAATGACAGACTTACCCAATGAATCTGTCGAAGAATTTAGTTTTGACGATCTCTGGAACGATCGCCCAGTAGAGAATCCGCTGCCATCGGCAATCGCCCCCGAAGGCGAATTAGTTCCCGCAGCGCAGGCGCAACCCCTGCGGGCAGAAATCGAGGCTCTAGAACGGCAAAAACAGAGCCTAGCGGCAGAAATATCGGCGTTAAAAGCGGAAAAAGAACGCTTGATCGCCGAGGAACTAGGAGATATCAAAGCTCAAATCGAAAGAATGCTCAAGGAAGGCGTAAAAGACCTAGAACAACGCAAACAGGCTTTAGAATTGGCGATCGAACAGTTAGAACGCCGTCGTGAGCGTATTCGGCAGGAAATGCGGAGTAATTTCGCCGGAGTCTCCCAGGACATAGCCGTGCGGGTTCAGGGATTTAAAGACTATCTGGTGGGCAGTTTACAGGATTTGGCTGCGGCTGCCGAACAGTTGGAATTACCCCGTTTTGAAACCCCCGAAAAATCCCCCCGCTCCGTGGAACCTCCCCTGCGGACCGAACGGGAGGAAAACCCGCGCCCATCCCGTGGCAGTCAAGGCCGGGATGATCGCGAAGAAAGTCCCCGTCCTTCCCGCACCAGTAACCAAGGCCGGGATAATTGGCAAGAACCCCGTCGTTCTAACCGTTCCGGTTATGAATCGGAACCGGTGGGGCAATCCACCCCTAGACAGGGCTTTTCTGACCAAAATCAGCGCATCCAAGCTCTTTTAGACCGTTATCGCAGTCGTCCTGATTATTACGGTCCCCCTTGGCAACTACGGCGCACTTTTGAACCAATTCACGCCGAACGGGTGCAACAGTGGTTCTTTAAACAGGGAGGCCGGGGTACTGTTCGCGGTATGGGCAGCCGTCTCCAGAATATTCTGGTCGCTTCGGCAATTATCTCGATTATGGCGGAATTACAGGGCGATCGCTTCCGTTCTCTAGTTCTGGCTAATAGTCCCGAACGTTTAGGCGAATGGCGGCGCGGCCTCCAAGATTGTCTCGGCATTTCCCGCGCCGATTTTGGACCAGACCGCGGCATCGTTCTCTTTGAGTCTCCCGAAGCTTTAATTCAAAAAGCGGAACGTTTAATCGAGGATAAGTATTCACCGCTCATTATCATCGATGATACCGAAGAACGGCTCAATTTCGCTCTTTTACAATTCCCCTACTGGTTAGCTTTTGCCCCTGAACCCCAACAAAGTTCTAGTTATTGGTAAGTACCTAAGCAAAATTAATTACACATCTAAGCCACTACTCCGTCAGACTTCTGGTGTGAGGAAACAGTGAACTGAAAACTCAAATCCGATCCCTAATAGCTGTCTCCCGTCTCCCGTCTCGGAGTCTCCTGTCTCGGAGTCTCCTGTCTCGACTAGGAAATTAATTTTGCACGACTACTTATTAACTAATTAGGGTCTGCGGCAAAAAGTTTTTCCTGGGGGCAGGGTGTAGGGTGTAGGGTGTGGTGCGATTCGTTGGCTAGAAACTAGACAGTAAGACGTTTAGAGGATTAGCCGCTTGGTAAATGTAGTACCTTGATAACTTTATAACCCTACAGGTGCGGGTTAGTAATAACCTTAGTCCTGTCCTCTAGATGCCTAGAGTGACGGCATTTCCTGCTGCTTTAGACTTGGTACATCTGAGGTAGTGAGCGAGGAAAAAAAAGCGGTATCTGATAGCCTAAATCAGAAACCCGTTGAGCCAGAACCTATGGATAGCCCTGGGGCGAAGATACGAATTAACCATCGTCAACACCCACGAGCCAAAAGGCTGACAGGCTCGAAACAAAAGTTAACAGAGTTGGGGCTGATAGCTCATACCACTATCAGTAAGGCATTCCCGTTACTCTGTTGTGGACAGTATCATCCTAAGGGTTCAACCAATGGTTATAGGGAACGAAGTAACCCTGATTGACTCTGCCCGTTCGGGGCAGTAGGAAACCATCCGCAAGTCAATAGAGGGAGAGGATGTCCTTAAAAGCCAAGGCTTTGAGTAATATCAAAGATATGCTGACAAAGGACGGGTAACTAGGAAGTCTAAGCAACAATCAACGGTCATAAGCTAAACGGCGCTTAACCTGCATGATCCAATAGCTATAACTCTTTTGGAGTCTATATCGGTGATCCGAAGTAAAAGCCGTTTAGCTTATACGCCCTAAAACCAACAATCTTGTCTGGTGGGGATACAGCCAAGAGGGTTGAATAGACAAGGAAATAATAATTCCCATTATTATTCTACTAATGACAGTAGCCTAGTTACTCAGGAGCCGGATACGGCGAAAGTCGTAAGTCCGGTTTTGAAGCAGGGGGTGGGAAGGCGACTTCCTGCTCTACTGTAACGGGTTTTACCGATTTTGAGGTGGTCAATTACCTAATTTTCAGGGAAAAAGTACCTGAATTTTCCCCCCGATCACTCCCATGCCAGGCACTTTTTGATTTCAAAAAAGCCTAAAGATATTATCCAACAAGGTTTTTAGATTTATTCAGCAAACCCTAAATATTTTACACAATTCATACCAGGTAAGCAAGAGGGCTACACCACTACTACCGAATCATTACCCGCCCTCTTTGAACAACTTCTGCTGCTCACCATAAGTGAGAGAAAATCACAAATAGGAGATGCACCCGGTTATGCCTGCTACGAATAAAGAAAAATGGTATTAGTTTTCCTTACGGGGGGGATATAGCTTAAAACGGGTGATTTCTCGGTTATCCAAGCGGTAAACTTTGATTGAGGATCAATTGGGGACGTAAGCGACGGAGTTTGCGTCTCTTTGTTATAATTCAAAGGCTAGGCTATAATAAATCTTCATAAACACCGATAATTTTAGTCAAAGATGTAAAAAAAGGGGTTCTTCGTTACTTGGTATGGTTCAATAGGGGGGCATAAATCGACTAAATCCTTATCTGGCAAGAGACTTAATTGATTAGTTCGCTCTAGATCGAAAACAATTGACATAAATCCCCGAATGTCTTTCTATATAAGAGTTTCATTCCTTGTAACCCTGTCCGTTGCATAAGACAAACCGAAGAACCAAAAAAGGAAGATCATGATTGTGAGAGCGTGTAATTAGTATAATTAAAGTAAAAATCATTGGGAGCATCTCACCTTTGCAATGAGCATAAATACTTAGTGGAAAAATAGGCTTTTCGAGGGTAATTCTTGTTTTAATTCTCCATGTACGCAGTCTTTAAAAGCCTCTATTTCGTTCCAAGACACGATTAAGAGTGGCTTTTAGGCTAAGTATAATTACTTATCGCGTAAGTGAGATGCTCCCAAATCATTCCAAGGTAGCCATGATTAAAAACATTAATGTAACTGGACTTAAACCTGAACAAATTCAGCAGATACAAGCAATTATTGCCGCATTTAAAGCTCAAAATCAACTCAATAAAAGTGAAACTGAAATTGATATGATTGAATACCTGTTGGAAAATCCTATAGAGGTTGATAATTTAGAATTTATGAAACGAGAAGAAATTTATGACAGAACTTAAAAATCATAGTTGTTTTGTTGATTCTAATATTTGGCTTTATGCTTTTTCCACTGATAAAAGAGAAGAAAGTAAAAGAATATTGGCAAAACAATTAATTAAAGAAAAGTCCATCATTATTAGTACCCAAATAATTAATGAGGTTTCTTGTAATTTACTTAAAAAGCATAAGCTTGATGAAAAACAACTGTTTAAATTAATTGTTTCCTTTTATAGCAAATATCAAGTTATCTCATTTAATCTTGATATTTTTGAATCTGCATATAATCTGAGAACTCAATATCATCTATCATTTTGGGATAGTTTAGTGATTGCTTGCGCTTCATTTTCTGATGCAAATATTGGGACTTAAACGATCAACAAGAGTATAATAGAGTATAATTGTTATAGAATAAGCACTTTACGTTGAAAGAGCGGCGATGAAAGAGACAACCCCAGCTGCGATGCCTCCCTGCTTTGACCGATGGTGTCGGCGGTTTGACAATTGCTTCAAAAACGAAGCGCAAAAAAACGGCTTCAGACAATATTTAGGGTCTGCTGAAAAAGTTTTTCCTAGGGGCAGGGTGTAGGGTGTGGGGTGTGGTGCGATTCGTTGGCTAGAAACTAGACAGTAAGACGTTTAGAGGATTAGCCGCTTGGTAAATGTAGTACCTTGATAACTTTATAACCCTACAGGTGCGGGTTAGTAATAACCTTAGTCCTGTCCTCTAGATGCCTAGAGTGACGGCATTTCCTGCTGCTTTAGACTTGGTACATCTGAGGTAGTGAGCGAGGAAAAAAAAGCGGTATCTGATAGCCTAAATCAGAAACCCGTTGAGCCAGAACCTATGGATAGCCCTGGGGCGAAGATACGAATTAACCATCGTCAACACCCACGAGCCAAAAGGCTGACAGGCTCGAAACAAAAGTTAACAGAGTTGGGGCTGATAGCTCATACCACTATCAGTAAGGCATTCCCGTTACTCTGTTGTGGACAGTATCATCCTAAGGGTTCAACCAATGGTTATAGGGAACGAAGTAACCCTGATTGACTCTGCCCGTTCGGGGCAGTAGGAAACCATCCGCAAGTCAATAGAGGGAGAGGATGTCCTTAAAAGCCAAGGCTTTGAGTAATATCAAAGATATGCTGACAAAGGACGGGTAACTAGGAAGTCTAAGCAACAATCAACGGTCATATACGCCCTAAAACCAACAATCTTGTCTGGTGGGGATACAGCCAAGAGGGTTGAATAGACAAGGAAATAATAATTCCCATTATTATTCTACTAATGACAGTAGCCTAGTTACTCAGGAGCCGGATACGGCGAAAGTCGTAAGTCCGGTTTTGAAGCAGGGGGTGGGAAGGCGACTTCCTGCTCTACTGTAACGGGTGTGGGGTGTGGGGTGTAGGGTGTAGGGTGTGGGGTGTAGGGTGTGGGGTGTGGGGTGTGGGGAAGTGGGGGTGTGGGGTGTAGGGTGTGGGGTGTGGTGCGATTCGTTGGCTAGAAACTAGACAGTAAGACGTTTAGAGGATTAGCCGCTTGGTAAATGTAGTACCTTGATAACTTTATAACCCTACAGGTGCGGGTTAGTAATAACCTTAGTCCTGTCCTCTAGATGCCTAGAGTGACGGCATTTCCTGCTGCTTTAGACTTGGTACATCTGAGGTAGTGAGCGAGGAAAAAAAAAAGCGGTATCTGATAGCCTAAATCAGAAACCCGTTGAGCCAGAACCTATGGATAGCCCTGGGGCGAAGATACGAATTAACCATCGTCAACAC is a genomic window containing:
- a CDS encoding DUF3370 domain-containing protein; translation: MVICVMLPFLLPIAQTPPIVEIIRPVQVRPLPNQLDQVPVFNSNSPELLLGEGILLSTFPPQEKSFPSAHLNYAFQGRFDIFAHHVARGSFPDNLRSLYLGILLHNPSSNPVTVKILQGASYLSQPDAAFIDLPAQVENNQGTVFAGPGSRVMGDILMGQRQDIFPDRIIIPAGESFMVLNAAIPVRDLTPPLNGRSTYLRLESDGLLYAASLALYAPLDENGQERPPNLTEWQNLLEKGDLSTPRDRAPTPPHSQGQIIYGRVAGVSQGSAWPARLVDRASLWLNIPDSGQSIAYGISTLPGGKLGTEQNQSASMLVRYPDTAYQAHGNYGVEYRLSLPLFNRSNEAKTVTIALETPIKEDIIGQGLRFLDPAAPQVFFRGTVAVNYSDDQGQAQSRFFHLVQRRGQEGQPLVTLTIPPGDWHIVQVNFLYPPDATPPQVLTIKTE
- the moaA gene encoding GTP 3',8-cyclase MoaA — its product is MNQIDYLRISLIDRCNFRCQYCLPEDAELAYVRPQDLLTREEILTLVKNVFIPLGFRKFRLTGGEPLLHPEVVEIVRDIASLSATSDLALTTNGYLLDNLAEMLYEAGLRRINISLDSLDPDTFDKIIGNRGRSRWQKTWAGIQAAQRVGFDPLKLNVVVIPGINEAEVEDLAALTIEKRWHVRFIEFMPIGNGDLFQEKAWIANEELRGRIRAKWGLNEGQVRGNGPADVFQIPGAKGTIGFISQMSECFCDRCNRLRLSADGWLRPCLLNETGQIDLKTALRQGISPAEIRERVRELIELKAEINFKLRDSGTSSGIYTRTMSQIGG
- a CDS encoding PCP reductase family protein, whose product is MEALDFSDQLQWTAEAKAKLKNIPYFVRSQARQRIEELARHAGSDRVTVEMVEQARIEFGQ
- a CDS encoding Uma2 family endonuclease, which codes for MLSATETKYYTPEEYLALEETSEDKNEYRQGEIIPMVGATTNHNQIAGNFYRRFPLTINNQDYYTYMETVRLWLSDYSIYTYPDVMVIKGQPLYQGNSQSNVINPLIIVEVLSNSTQAYDRGDKFKFYRSLPTFQEYILIEQSSYSVELYYKQKDDQWLIDFVTGENAVLQLVSVDWQISFQDLYQRVNFDLAET
- a CDS encoding Uma2 family endonuclease — protein: MLSATETKYYTPEEYLALEETSEDKNEYRQGEIIPMVGATTNHNQICLNFCRNFPLNINNQDYYTYMETVRLWLSDYSIYTYPDVMVIQGQPLYQGNSQSNVINPLIIVEILSNSTQAYDRGDKFKFYRSLPTFQEYILIEQSSYSVERYYKQKDDQWLIDFVTGENAVLQLVSVDWQISFQDLYQRVNFDLAET
- the ftsY gene encoding signal recognition particle-docking protein FtsY translates to MFNWFRRQKVQPEQEQTPPAPVEDTPSEATPTTSEATSQEEYLDWAKKAFKNIQEKKATAEAVVSETPETSIAETEPPQEQEPVKEEETEDNTPAWLKKSDRLEILKETAIETPTEPDEDFIWSAKVLANQGRQAEDVSEEEITWLKKLRQGLGKTRRSLVNQLKAVVGQGPLNQDAVEEIEALLLQADVGVDATDYIITTLQNKLKQEALPPEKAIEYLKEIIREILDAPLANYSNPGFEPEKGKLNIWMLTGVNGVGKTTTIGKLAHLSKQSGYSCMIAAADTFRAAAVEQVKVWGERSQVEVIANPGKNTDPAAVVYDGIEAAKSREIELLLVDTAGRLQNKKNLMAELSKIRRIIDKKAESAVVESLLVLDATLGQNGLRQAEVFSEAAQLSGVILTKIDGTAKGGVALAVARQLNLPIRFVGAGEGIEDLRPFSSYEFVEALLSGD
- a CDS encoding metal ABC transporter ATP-binding protein, which translates into the protein MQTTITVSHLGVYYRGVEALRDITLKIHPGRLTGIIGPNGAGKSTLIKAMLGLIPVQQGTVNYQGQSLQQQLDKVAYVPQRSQIDWTYPVTAWDVVMMGRVRKTGWFRPFSHISRQQALNALERVEMADLRHRPLGQLSGGQQQRVFLARSLAQEAEIFCFDEPFVGVDQKTEGVLFNIFGELAQENKIVMVVNHDLGESISHFADLILLNKELILADQRSKVLTDFNLRRAYGGKVSFYDAMTPPDHRRSSLDYLDRFSKNNAIN
- a CDS encoding DUF3119 family protein, which gives rise to MTTISPQEVTGTIELAPNYRIPLFLVILSLPLLFLQVWLGIIFSLLGLFLMFQTTRIRLQFTPTSLDVYLSGQQIRSFPYQEWQNWRIFSNKVPILFYFKEINSIHFLPIIFDSATLRLCLEKYYPLAASQAIDSEAN
- a CDS encoding DUF3086 domain-containing protein; amino-acid sequence: MNSEDFNVLPLDKMTDLPNESVEEFSFDDLWNDRPVENPLPSAIAPEGELVPAAQAQPLRAEIEALERQKQSLAAEISALKAEKERLIAEELGDIKAQIERMLKEGVKDLEQRKQALELAIEQLERRRERIRQEMRSNFAGVSQDIAVRVQGFKDYLVGSLQDLAAAAEQLELPRFETPEKSPRSVEPPLRTEREENPRPSRGSQGRDDREESPRPSRTSNQGRDNWQEPRRSNRSGYESEPVGQSTPRQGFSDQNQRIQALLDRYRSRPDYYGPPWQLRRTFEPIHAERVQQWFFKQGGRGTVRGMGSRLQNILVASAIISIMAELQGDRFRSLVLANSPERLGEWRRGLQDCLGISRADFGPDRGIVLFESPEALIQKAERLIEDKYSPLIIIDDTEERLNFALLQFPYWLAFAPEPQQSSSYW
- a CDS encoding PIN domain-containing protein; amino-acid sequence: MTELKNHSCFVDSNIWLYAFSTDKREESKRILAKQLIKEKSIIISTQIINEVSCNLLKKHKLDEKQLFKLIVSFYSKYQVISFNLDIFESAYNLRTQYHLSFWDSLVIACASFSDANIGT